A genomic region of Cloacibacillus sp. contains the following coding sequences:
- a CDS encoding MBL fold metallo-hydrolase: MKLRILGAAGEVTGSNYMIETDGYKVLVDCGTHQGTDEERHEGEKFPFSPADIDAVLLTHAHIDHSGRIPLLVKQGFKGKIYCTHATSQLIEILLRDSAHIMKEDAEWRSRKNSRKGLPKVEPLYNENDVEDALAFRYPIPYDEMVEIFPGLKVRYREAGHILGSSIIETWISDKDDQKKVKVVFSGDLGQFDGVIEKPPAIVEEADFVLIESTYGDRLHKSLDGTRSEFQGAMEEAIRSGGKVLVPTFVVDRAQRMLYEFKLLQKKLPDLNMPNIYLDSPMGVKTTEIYSAHTTLLSRELKELLLKGEDPFEPKGFSFVRSADESRAINDMSSGIVLAGSGMCSGGRIMHHLKHNLFKKDTHVFFVGYQAYGTLGRRLVDGAKTVRIAGEEISVKAQFHTLNGFSAHADRDDLLKWADHFPKKARFIIVHGEPKSAESLALGLKDNGYSTRIPAIGDEIDLLAPAPDKIAMPVISPRILDRIQINSKDVENALNLISARTEQMQQTLIQNEEQYKNIMPLLISARTLLETAAALSGNKIEYKEEKKEEKR, translated from the coding sequence GTGAAACTGCGGATATTAGGTGCCGCCGGTGAAGTGACCGGTTCCAACTATATGATAGAGACGGATGGTTATAAAGTTTTAGTCGATTGCGGCACGCATCAGGGCACGGACGAGGAACGGCATGAGGGAGAGAAGTTTCCCTTCAGTCCGGCGGATATAGACGCTGTCCTCCTGACCCACGCGCATATCGACCACAGCGGCAGGATCCCCCTCCTTGTCAAGCAGGGATTCAAAGGAAAGATCTACTGTACCCACGCCACCTCGCAGCTGATAGAAATACTGCTGCGCGACTCCGCGCACATCATGAAGGAAGACGCCGAATGGCGCTCGCGCAAGAACTCCCGCAAAGGGCTGCCTAAGGTGGAACCTCTCTACAACGAGAACGACGTCGAAGACGCGCTCGCCTTCCGCTACCCGATCCCCTACGACGAAATGGTGGAGATATTTCCCGGGCTAAAGGTGCGCTACCGTGAGGCGGGGCATATCCTCGGAAGCTCCATAATCGAGACTTGGATATCAGATAAAGACGACCAGAAAAAGGTGAAGGTGGTATTCTCCGGAGACCTTGGCCAGTTCGACGGCGTCATTGAGAAGCCGCCGGCAATCGTCGAGGAGGCTGATTTCGTCCTTATCGAATCGACCTACGGCGACAGGCTTCACAAGTCCCTTGATGGTACGCGTTCCGAATTCCAGGGAGCGATGGAGGAGGCCATCCGCTCCGGCGGCAAAGTGCTCGTGCCGACCTTCGTTGTGGACCGCGCGCAGCGTATGCTTTACGAGTTTAAGCTGCTGCAGAAGAAACTGCCCGACCTCAATATGCCCAACATCTATCTTGATTCGCCGATGGGCGTCAAGACGACGGAAATATATTCGGCGCACACCACGCTGCTCTCACGCGAACTGAAAGAGCTGCTCCTCAAAGGGGAAGATCCCTTTGAGCCGAAGGGGTTCAGCTTCGTCCGCAGCGCCGACGAATCGCGCGCCATCAACGACATGTCCAGCGGTATCGTACTCGCGGGCAGCGGCATGTGTTCCGGCGGGCGCATCATGCACCATCTGAAACATAACCTCTTCAAGAAAGACACGCATGTATTCTTCGTCGGCTACCAGGCCTACGGCACCCTCGGGCGCCGCCTCGTCGACGGCGCGAAGACCGTGCGTATCGCGGGAGAGGAGATATCGGTCAAGGCCCAGTTCCACACGCTGAACGGCTTCTCCGCCCACGCGGACCGGGACGACCTGCTCAAATGGGCCGACCATTTCCCAAAGAAGGCGCGCTTCATCATCGTCCACGGCGAACCTAAATCCGCCGAGTCCCTGGCCCTCGGCCTTAAGGACAACGGCTATTCGACGCGCATCCCGGCGATCGGTGACGAGATAGACCTCCTCGCTCCGGCCCCCGATAAGATAGCGATGCCTGTTATTTCGCCGCGCATACTCGACCGTATCCAGATCAATTCCAAGGATGTGGAGAACGCGCTGAACCTCATCTCGGCGCGCACTGAGCAGATGCAGCAGACGCTCATCCAGAACGAAGAACAGTATAAGAATATAATGCCGCTGCTTATTTCGGCGAGAACGCTGCTTGAAACGGCGGCGGCCCTAAGCGGCAACAAGATAGAGTACAAAGAAGAAAAAAAAGAAGAAAAGAGATAA
- a CDS encoding citrate lyase holo-[acyl-carrier protein] synthase, whose protein sequence is MTPLEEVLFGRDERAAWQRRWLRSPEGNFFVCQIGLNVPGYPKRIPRDLAVVRKCRKYLLEHAHAAPAEEQYLENGAGVCWQGAFDALKYDAASLKRCAVEAENSMTAGRVLDIDVLTRERALSRTQMGLPERRCLLCGERAKVCARLGSHPQSELREKVIRIINAAALEM, encoded by the coding sequence ATGACGCCGCTTGAAGAGGTGCTCTTCGGCCGTGACGAGCGCGCCGCCTGGCAGCGGCGCTGGCTGCGGTCACCGGAGGGTAATTTTTTCGTCTGTCAGATCGGGCTTAATGTTCCCGGATATCCCAAACGCATCCCGCGCGACCTCGCGGTCGTCAGGAAATGCCGTAAATATCTGCTGGAGCATGCGCATGCGGCGCCGGCGGAGGAGCAGTACCTTGAGAACGGGGCCGGAGTCTGCTGGCAGGGAGCCTTCGACGCTTTAAAGTATGACGCGGCGTCGCTGAAGAGGTGCGCGGTGGAGGCGGAAAATTCGATGACCGCAGGCCGCGTGCTTGATATTGACGTCCTTACCAGGGAGAGGGCCCTCTCGCGTACCCAAATGGGGCTGCCCGAACGCCGCTGTCTGCTCTGCGGCGAGAGGGCGAAAGTCTGCGCGAGGCTTGGATCCCACCCGCAGTCGGAGCTGAGGGAAAAGGTCATCAGGATAATAAACGCCGCCGCGTTGGAGATGTAG
- a CDS encoding ATP-binding protein yields the protein MRKEGLLYQLITALLVPALLALVLAWVVYDQFEKSMESNANNYVENLVDSVAARLDSKKWHVQPDGTYMKKPLDEDVNSIAAVLKEMNLPGMFAVFRKDGTLIYGSPGKVNFLVDWVNSFDSPTPVKVRSKGGDYFTGMFYSIPDENIYIIGAVSWKMLFGSMVLLVTVWPFIMGTLAIITILAIYLLYEKVILPLRELDEEVSSLRLGYDLPDVSAPEAVPELQQLRSTFVVLAQSAIDKEQLSRDYITDIVKVQEEERERISREIHDGPLQDVTALVQRLRLLALDVSDEQTISSLENAEKVAMIGVKEMREFCNNLTPPWLDLGLRHSLAELCNRMSSQLGVQIDLDVEDGDDCDYDDESLPASLCLAFYRVVQESINNSVHHGGATFISVQLEKRGDRITMRIEDNGKGFDMPDDVQELRVQGHRGLSNMKERMRLAGGSLEITSTLGIGTIISCEVPLQTVE from the coding sequence ATGAGGAAAGAAGGACTCCTCTATCAGCTTATAACCGCTCTTCTAGTGCCAGCGCTTTTAGCGCTGGTTCTTGCATGGGTTGTATACGATCAGTTTGAGAAGAGCATGGAGTCCAACGCGAACAATTACGTCGAAAACCTGGTTGACAGCGTAGCCGCCAGGCTCGATTCAAAGAAATGGCATGTCCAGCCCGACGGCACCTATATGAAAAAGCCGCTTGACGAGGATGTGAACTCCATTGCCGCGGTACTTAAAGAGATGAACCTTCCCGGGATGTTCGCCGTCTTCCGTAAGGACGGGACGCTGATCTACGGCTCTCCCGGGAAGGTAAATTTCCTCGTCGACTGGGTGAACTCTTTCGACTCCCCAACGCCGGTGAAGGTGCGCAGCAAGGGAGGGGACTATTTTACGGGGATGTTTTACTCCATTCCCGATGAAAACATATATATAATTGGAGCCGTCTCCTGGAAGATGCTATTTGGCTCCATGGTGCTTCTTGTCACCGTATGGCCCTTCATCATGGGCACACTCGCCATTATTACTATCCTTGCGATATATCTCTTATATGAAAAGGTCATCCTGCCGCTGCGCGAACTAGACGAAGAGGTCTCTTCGCTGCGTCTTGGCTACGACCTGCCCGACGTCTCGGCGCCCGAGGCGGTTCCCGAGCTGCAGCAGCTGCGGTCCACCTTCGTCGTACTCGCTCAGTCGGCGATAGATAAAGAACAGCTCTCGCGCGACTACATTACCGACATCGTAAAGGTGCAGGAGGAGGAGCGCGAGCGCATCTCCCGCGAGATACACGACGGCCCTCTGCAGGACGTCACCGCGCTGGTCCAGAGGCTTCGTCTGCTGGCGCTGGACGTCAGCGACGAACAGACCATAAGCAGTCTGGAGAACGCCGAAAAGGTCGCGATGATCGGCGTCAAGGAGATGCGCGAATTCTGCAACAACCTTACCCCGCCCTGGCTTGACCTCGGGCTGCGCCACTCGCTCGCGGAACTCTGCAACCGTATGTCCTCGCAGCTCGGCGTGCAGATAGACCTTGATGTCGAGGACGGCGACGACTGCGACTACGACGACGAATCTTTGCCGGCCTCTCTCTGCCTTGCCTTCTACCGGGTGGTGCAGGAGTCGATCAACAACTCCGTCCACCACGGCGGAGCCACCTTCATATCCGTACAGCTTGAAAAGAGGGGCGACCGGATAACCATGCGCATCGAGGACAACGGCAAGGGCTTCGACATGCCCGACGACGTTCAGGAACTTCGTGTGCAGGGACACCGCGGCCTTTCAAATATGAAGGAGCGCATGCGCCTCGCCGGAGGCTCCCTGGAAATAACATCCACATTGGGAATCGGCACAATTATAAGTTGTGAAGTACCGCTTCAGACTGTAGAATAG
- a CDS encoding cytidine/deoxycytidylate deaminase family protein translates to MTNRPEWDIYFLLMAQVAASRSTCLRRKVGAVLVRDRQILSTGYNGAPRGVSHCEKTGCLRERLGIASGERHEICRGSHAEINAIAQAAAAGTATAGSWLYCTHEPCIYCTKALINAGCEKVFFLHPYPDELARAVMTESGVESIWVDPQELPRDIFSI, encoded by the coding sequence ATGACGAACCGGCCGGAATGGGACATATATTTTCTCCTTATGGCGCAGGTGGCGGCGAGCAGGAGCACCTGTCTGCGCCGCAAGGTGGGAGCGGTGCTGGTTCGCGACAGGCAGATACTGAGCACAGGCTACAACGGGGCTCCGCGCGGTGTCAGCCACTGCGAGAAGACGGGATGCCTGCGCGAGCGGCTCGGCATCGCCTCCGGTGAACGGCATGAGATTTGCCGCGGCTCTCACGCGGAGATCAACGCGATCGCCCAGGCGGCAGCGGCCGGAACGGCGACGGCGGGCTCCTGGCTCTACTGCACTCACGAACCCTGTATCTACTGCACGAAGGCGCTGATAAACGCCGGCTGTGAAAAAGTCTTTTTCCTCCACCCATATCCCGACGAGCTTGCCCGCGCCGTAATGACGGAGTCGGGAGTGGAGAGTATCTGGGTCGATCCGCAGGAGCTGCCCAGGGATATTTTTTCGATCTGA
- a CDS encoding response regulator transcription factor — MSISIVLADDHPLTREGIKGYLSKEPDFNIVGEYADGNATWAGIQTHRPQVALLDIRMPGLDGIALARKVKEAGIPTASLMLTSYDANQYVMAALRAGARGYVLKTATMDTLSRAIRIAARGGFYLDSDVASAVEEGEDFVPEPVSVREREVLLLAARGLSGKEIASQLFISERTVQTHLASIYDKLGAKNKTEAMLLSLKYGIVTMEELLD, encoded by the coding sequence ATGTCTATTTCCATCGTTCTTGCCGACGACCATCCCCTTACACGCGAGGGTATCAAGGGATACCTTTCAAAGGAACCGGACTTTAATATCGTAGGAGAATACGCGGACGGCAACGCCACATGGGCCGGTATCCAGACGCACAGGCCGCAGGTGGCCCTGCTCGATATCCGCATGCCTGGGCTTGACGGCATCGCGCTTGCGCGCAAGGTCAAGGAGGCGGGGATTCCCACGGCCTCGCTGATGCTCACCTCGTACGACGCAAACCAGTATGTGATGGCGGCGCTCCGCGCCGGCGCGCGCGGCTATGTCCTCAAGACGGCCACTATGGATACTCTTTCACGCGCCATCAGGATAGCGGCGCGCGGCGGTTTCTATCTCGACAGCGACGTGGCAAGCGCGGTCGAGGAGGGCGAGGACTTCGTTCCGGAGCCAGTATCGGTCCGTGAGCGCGAAGTGCTGCTGCTCGCGGCGCGCGGTCTCTCGGGAAAGGAGATAGCCTCTCAGCTTTTCATCAGCGAGCGTACCGTGCAGACGCATCTTGCCTCGATATATGACAAGCTCGGAGCTAAAAACAAGACGGAGGCGATGCTGCTCTCTCTCAAATACGGCATCGTCACCATGGAGGAACTTCTTGACTAA
- the tyrS gene encoding tyrosine--tRNA ligase: MYTNALKILRERGFVEWSSHNEELEEHFMKNMVTGYIGFDPSADSLHVGNLVAIMGLAWLQRLGHRPIAIAGGGTGRIGDPSGKSAERNLLSEEQILHNVSCIAEQLKHFLNFESGENSAMLVNNNDWLKKENYIEFLRDTGKYFSVSFLVNREYVRSRVLDPDKSITYTELSYILLQAFDYNHLYNEYGCTLQMGGNDQQVNIIAGMDLARKKSGGQCYGITFPLLLNAQGQKFGKSESGAVYLSPKRTSVYKFYQFWINVDDKDLGKLYKLFTFRELDEIKALLEEHAKAPHLRKAQKELAWEMTCRVHGEEAAKRVLAASAVLFGETNIKEAGSDVLETLAAEIPCAEADLAETNGVTDLLVLSGACDSKGNAKKKIKEGGAYLNGEKIADAGRLIAEEDLLAGRYLQLNVGKKDFRLLKFK, from the coding sequence ATGTATACGAACGCACTTAAAATTTTGAGGGAACGCGGTTTCGTCGAGTGGAGCAGCCATAACGAAGAGCTTGAAGAGCACTTCATGAAAAATATGGTGACTGGTTATATCGGCTTCGACCCGAGCGCCGACAGCCTTCACGTCGGGAACCTCGTCGCCATCATGGGGCTTGCGTGGCTCCAGCGCCTTGGCCACCGGCCGATCGCCATCGCCGGCGGTGGCACCGGACGCATCGGCGATCCCTCGGGAAAGAGCGCGGAGCGCAACCTGCTCTCAGAGGAGCAGATACTTCATAACGTCTCATGCATCGCGGAACAGCTCAAGCACTTCCTCAACTTTGAAAGCGGCGAAAACAGCGCCATGCTCGTCAACAACAACGACTGGCTCAAGAAGGAGAACTACATCGAATTCCTGCGCGATACGGGCAAGTACTTCTCGGTCAGCTTCCTCGTCAACCGTGAATACGTGCGCAGCCGCGTGCTGGACCCGGACAAGTCGATCACCTATACCGAGCTTTCATATATACTGCTCCAGGCCTTTGACTACAACCACCTCTACAACGAATACGGCTGCACCCTTCAGATGGGCGGCAACGACCAGCAGGTGAACATCATCGCCGGTATGGACCTCGCGCGCAAAAAGTCCGGCGGACAGTGCTACGGCATCACCTTCCCGCTGCTGCTCAACGCTCAGGGGCAGAAATTCGGTAAATCGGAGAGCGGCGCGGTCTACCTTTCGCCGAAGCGCACAAGCGTCTACAAGTTTTATCAGTTCTGGATAAACGTTGATGATAAGGACCTAGGGAAGCTCTATAAGCTATTTACCTTCCGTGAGCTCGACGAGATCAAGGCCTTGCTTGAAGAGCACGCCAAGGCTCCGCACCTCCGCAAGGCACAGAAGGAGCTTGCCTGGGAGATGACCTGCCGCGTCCACGGCGAAGAGGCTGCGAAAAGAGTGCTGGCGGCCAGCGCCGTCCTCTTTGGAGAGACGAACATCAAAGAGGCCGGGTCCGACGTCCTTGAGACGCTCGCGGCGGAGATACCCTGCGCCGAGGCCGACCTCGCGGAGACGAACGGCGTCACCGACCTGCTCGTTCTCAGCGGAGCCTGTGATTCAAAGGGCAACGCGAAGAAAAAGATCAAAGAGGGCGGGGCATACCTCAACGGTGAAAAGATCGCCGACGCGGGCCGCCTGATAGCCGAGGAGGATTTGCTCGCGGGACGCTATCTCCAGCTCAACGTCGGAAAGAAAGACTTCCGCCTGCTCAAGTTCAAATAG